The following is a genomic window from Limnochordia bacterium.
CACGTTCCTCCCAAAGCTGACGTTTGTCTTGGGTCACCACACAAGTCACCTCACTTGGTTATGATGGTTCAATTATCCCATCACAACAAAGCTGTCGCCATGTGGGTTAGCTTTGACGCTTACGAAGAATTGTTACCGATCTTGTTTTTATCTTTTAGTTAAGATTGGCCAGGGTGACTATCTTCTGCCGGGATCCCTCTATGGTTCCTTCAAGCACAAATTAACTGGGCATGTTCTGCCTCAAACCTGTCTTTTTTGAGACCTGCATACTCATATTACCTTAACCCTGTTTTCCAGCCGGCTCTCTTCCATAGGCCCTTAGTGCTCGAGAAGGGGATTTATCTAAGGAAATACCAAAGGAGCGAAGAGGACGCAAATCCTTTGGGCCGTTGAATTTGGAGGCCTTGGACAGGGACGACGCCAAAATGTGGGCATTTCCAGGCTAACCTCTGGAGCTAAGCCGACGAAACCCCAAGGATTTGCAAAGAAACTGTCTCACAAGATCCTTGACAGCAAGCTTGGCTATGTGATACATTATGTAGTTTAGTTGACAAAGGGCATCACCTGTGGTAATATATGATCGAATAAGTGCGAAGAAGGTGATCAGGTGACAGCGAAGGGCAATTCATTGCAAGCGATCCGACATGACCTGCAGAATTATGTGGGAAAGCCAGTAAGACTTCGGGCTAACCGAGGACGTAAAAGGATTATGGAGGCTAAAGGGATCTTGGAGAAGACCTATCCAAACCTTTTTGTTGTCCGGCTAGACGATGGTAGTCCAGTGCAGCGCATGTCATACACCTATGCTGATGTACTCACAGAAACCGTAGAGATTAAGTTTGATGATCGGAGAATCGGCGTCAGTTAAGTGGAAGGTATCAACAGGTTTCCATCTCGTTCCTCTTTCCCTGCCCTGGGGTTGGCATTAGGCCGACCGGGGCGTGTTTGCCACCGGTAGTTTTTCTTTAGACCGTTTTTCGATAAGTTCCCCTAAGTATCTATTTGGGTTTTCTTGAATATATAGACATAGACTAACCTTTTGGGGAGATGGCTATGTCCTATATGCGAAGAGAACCTGGCCGTCGCATCCTTAAAGAAGGCATGCGGGGGGCTGATGTCA
Proteins encoded in this region:
- a CDS encoding Veg family protein, producing MTAKGNSLQAIRHDLQNYVGKPVRLRANRGRKRIMEAKGILEKTYPNLFVVRLDDGSPVQRMSYTYADVLTETVEIKFDDRRIGVS